From the Desulfomonilia bacterium genome, one window contains:
- a CDS encoding WG repeat-containing protein, whose translation MNHTTKGISSWKISLLIILLLVSSLSVHAAEPAGKPETVSTVEKLLSFAGGLAGVSSGGQWGFINTAGKVVIKFIFKEIGSFDTDLAPARVDKEKWGYINKKGLYVINPKYDGARPFRGGYAPVKKGNAWGMIDKKGRLVIDYSYQDLKGFNSGLAPAKRVGKWGFINKKNKFVLERLWLDAGEFQEGLAPVKNLENQWGFIDTNGELYIEAQFDEAGEFSEGLAPVRVESKWGFVDKKGRYKINPQYEDAKQFSEKLAAVKENGKWGYINPKGRDVITHQFDEAADFSDGFALVQKDGMAFYIDTEGVKTLDVTVKTATAAALEAEAVRSTQNPPQKPSAGNGFGSGNNAARIDNYLFYEEEFSELLKCGLDDNGWPGACSVVTKLVRVPGGEMTCQYGSSMFVLDSSEPGKLVLKEYSNLDDFKSSKVTVFSDSDTENSLKVCPVVDDDYFYVLSVKDGKTSKSYRLWKYSRTDPRAESISGNEITVDDSNYEVRIRRIPDTNSIGVFIRTSRTDKDNNQHVALNCYAVNLDTMKNSTPVRKDDVLIDRAPYNDKWMSDVCYATVDGKVGFVTGFCFNETKLSPRYDIFFIPVYTSDEALENFYFSGDSIVSVKKMFNFERLPSLMYHNIGFTPSKKMEEGFADELRYLDRYWYGHGPDWRAITDSGLKFISSEEEDKNYKTFSLGRFRPVGVVFGVPPRYDDKTANASRFTLATTSSDVSSMIYASTFGTASTTNKEWKSANMSFMRSSMLSKSVIDSTTKQIDLYASQTVSIESYGKNSAWIIGAPTYINYYLYETRNKDGKEPLKIMSPKGAVDFISQTVLPVVLPADTSKYSYLCYDISNPDSADAVFGGLDASWNEVVKGLPAFYANDDIEKWVKDDRGDLWYQNSLSNKKYDVKVIKVNTATSETDRFTITDTKRNIESKSKKVRLKLPFVKERFVNVTNATSTTLSDRNEWIWDYQMIKYKDIGNPKQITDTIYLFLPKEGATAADLPWSSDFMKENNIVTFAICYGVNYGIMKDAGNDAAK comes from the coding sequence ATGAACCATACAACCAAAGGAATTTCCTCATGGAAGATAAGCCTTCTCATTATACTTCTTCTTGTTTCATCGCTTTCCGTCCATGCAGCTGAACCTGCAGGCAAGCCAGAAACAGTAAGCACAGTCGAGAAGCTGCTCAGCTTCGCTGGCGGGCTTGCGGGCGTAAGCTCGGGCGGTCAGTGGGGATTCATCAATACTGCGGGCAAGGTTGTAATCAAATTCATCTTCAAGGAAATCGGATCGTTCGATACCGACCTTGCCCCTGCAAGGGTCGATAAGGAAAAATGGGGATACATAAACAAAAAAGGGCTTTATGTCATAAATCCGAAATATGACGGCGCCAGGCCATTCAGGGGCGGCTACGCTCCTGTCAAAAAGGGAAATGCATGGGGAATGATAGACAAGAAGGGCAGGCTGGTCATCGACTATTCGTACCAGGATCTCAAGGGTTTCAATTCGGGCCTGGCTCCGGCGAAACGCGTTGGCAAATGGGGATTCATAAACAAGAAAAACAAGTTTGTCCTGGAAAGGCTCTGGCTGGATGCAGGTGAATTTCAGGAGGGTCTGGCTCCGGTAAAGAACCTCGAAAACCAGTGGGGTTTTATTGACACCAACGGGGAGTTATACATTGAAGCACAGTTCGACGAGGCCGGAGAGTTCAGCGAAGGCCTCGCCCCGGTGAGGGTTGAGAGTAAGTGGGGATTTGTTGATAAGAAAGGCAGATACAAGATCAACCCCCAATATGAGGATGCAAAACAGTTCAGTGAAAAGCTCGCTGCAGTAAAAGAAAACGGCAAATGGGGTTATATTAATCCAAAGGGCCGGGATGTAATCACCCATCAGTTTGACGAGGCGGCTGATTTCTCGGACGGTTTCGCACTTGTCCAGAAAGACGGCATGGCATTTTATATTGATACCGAAGGTGTAAAGACGCTCGATGTAACAGTTAAAACAGCAACAGCGGCAGCGCTTGAGGCTGAAGCTGTCCGTTCGACGCAGAATCCGCCACAGAAACCATCCGCAGGCAATGGTTTCGGCAGCGGAAACAACGCCGCCAGAATTGACAATTACCTGTTTTATGAAGAAGAGTTCAGCGAACTCCTCAAGTGCGGCCTTGATGACAACGGCTGGCCGGGAGCGTGCAGTGTTGTTACAAAACTGGTGCGGGTTCCGGGCGGAGAAATGACATGCCAGTACGGCAGTTCAATGTTCGTGCTGGACAGCAGTGAGCCCGGAAAGCTTGTTTTAAAAGAATATTCAAACCTGGATGATTTCAAAAGCTCTAAAGTAACGGTCTTTTCTGACAGCGATACTGAAAACAGTCTCAAAGTCTGTCCTGTGGTTGACGATGATTACTTCTATGTACTGTCTGTAAAAGACGGCAAAACTTCTAAGTCATACAGGCTCTGGAAATATTCACGTACAGATCCACGAGCAGAATCGATTTCCGGCAACGAAATTACGGTAGATGACAGCAATTATGAAGTAAGGATAAGAAGGATCCCGGATACGAACAGCATAGGCGTTTTCATAAGGACTTCCAGAACTGATAAAGACAATAATCAGCATGTCGCGCTGAATTGCTATGCCGTCAACCTGGACACCATGAAGAACAGCACACCTGTGCGCAAAGACGATGTGTTGATAGATCGTGCTCCCTATAATGACAAATGGATGAGCGATGTATGCTATGCAACCGTTGACGGAAAAGTGGGTTTTGTAACCGGCTTCTGTTTCAATGAAACAAAACTTTCTCCAAGATACGATATTTTTTTCATACCCGTTTACACTTCTGACGAAGCTCTGGAAAATTTTTATTTCAGCGGCGATTCAATCGTGAGCGTCAAAAAAATGTTTAATTTCGAAAGGCTTCCATCTCTCATGTACCATAACATCGGTTTCACACCATCTAAGAAAATGGAAGAAGGATTTGCCGACGAGCTGCGTTATCTGGACAGATACTGGTACGGCCATGGCCCGGACTGGAGGGCAATCACGGATTCAGGGCTGAAATTCATATCATCCGAAGAAGAAGACAAGAATTATAAAACCTTCAGTCTCGGCAGGTTCAGGCCTGTAGGAGTTGTTTTCGGTGTTCCGCCAAGGTATGACGACAAGACGGCAAATGCCAGCAGATTCACGCTTGCAACTACTTCGAGTGATGTAAGCAGCATGATTTATGCATCCACATTCGGCACCGCATCGACAACGAACAAGGAGTGGAAGTCTGCGAATATGAGTTTCATGAGGTCAAGCATGCTTTCAAAAAGCGTAATCGACAGCACGACAAAACAGATTGATCTCTATGCTTCACAGACCGTCTCAATAGAATCCTACGGGAAAAACAGCGCATGGATCATTGGAGCGCCCACATATATAAACTATTACCTCTATGAAACCAGAAACAAGGACGGCAAAGAGCCTTTAAAGATAATGTCTCCCAAAGGCGCCGTTGATTTTATCAGCCAAACGGTACTGCCTGTCGTGCTTCCGGCTGACACCAGCAAGTATTCCTATCTGTGCTATGACATCAGCAATCCGGATTCAGCGGATGCTGTTTTCGGCGGGCTTGATGCAAGCTGGAATGAAGTCGTCAAGGGCCTGCCTGCGTTTTATGCGAATGACGACATCGAAAAATGGGTAAAGGACGACAGGGGCGATCTCTGGTATCAGAACTCTCTGTCCAATAAGAAATACGATGTGAAAGTCATCAAGGTAAACACGGCCACCAGCGAAACCGACAGGTTTACGATTACGGACACGAAGAGGAATATCGAGAGTAAAAGCAAGAAAGTAAGACTGAAGCTCCCGTTCGTAAAAGAGCGCTTTGTCAATGTTACGAACGCCACAAGCACAACACTTTCAGACAGGAACGAATGGATCTGGGATTATCAGATGATAAAGTACAAGGATATCGGCAACCCGAAGCAGATAACCGACACGATCTACCTTTTCCTTCCTAAAGAAGGTGCTACTGCAGCCGACCTGCCCTGGAGCTCTGATTTCATGAAGGAAAACAACATCGTAACTTTTGCCATATGCTACGGAGTCAATTACGGGATCATGAAGGATGCCGGTAACGATGCTGCAAAGTAG